In Streptantibioticus cattleyicolor NRRL 8057 = DSM 46488, a genomic segment contains:
- a CDS encoding aldose epimerase family protein, whose product MAACTAVREALPVTAHESPVERWTLRSPSGVQASVLSFGAVLQSLRVPDAAGTAVDDIVLRLAGPREYAGHGSYLGAVVGRYANRIAGGTFHLDGVVHRVPANDRGNALHGGPDGFDQRVWQASPVPCADGSTGVRMTLDSPDGDQGFPGRLTATVDYVLRTDGTLVIDYSARTDRPTVANLTHHAYFNLTGRPEKGVLGHVLTVDADTYLPIDDTAIPLPGAPEPVRGTPFDFTGPQTLGGRIGTPHPQLATAGGYDHCWVLRGHAASHAPDARENAPTRPLVPHRAARLEEPRSGRVMEVRTTEPGLQVYSGQQLDGTLRDAEGRPLTPHAGVCLETQHFPDSPNRPDYPSTVLRPDRPLRSRTEFSFPHLRACG is encoded by the coding sequence ATGGCCGCCTGCACAGCAGTTCGCGAGGCTCTGCCCGTCACCGCGCACGAGTCGCCGGTGGAACGCTGGACGCTTCGCTCCCCCAGCGGGGTCCAGGCCTCCGTGCTCAGCTTCGGAGCCGTCCTCCAGTCACTGCGCGTGCCGGACGCCGCCGGGACCGCGGTGGACGACATCGTGCTGCGCCTGGCAGGCCCCCGGGAGTACGCCGGTCACGGTTCCTACCTCGGGGCGGTCGTCGGACGGTACGCCAACCGCATCGCCGGGGGCACGTTCCACCTGGACGGGGTGGTGCACCGCGTCCCCGCCAACGACCGGGGCAACGCGCTGCACGGCGGCCCCGACGGCTTCGACCAGCGCGTGTGGCAGGCGAGTCCTGTTCCCTGCGCCGACGGCTCGACGGGCGTGCGGATGACCCTCGACAGTCCGGACGGCGACCAGGGGTTCCCGGGGCGCCTCACCGCCACGGTCGACTACGTCCTGCGCACGGACGGCACCCTCGTCATCGACTACTCGGCCCGCACCGACCGCCCGACGGTGGCCAACCTGACGCACCACGCGTACTTCAACCTCACCGGGCGGCCCGAAAAAGGCGTGCTGGGCCACGTCCTCACCGTCGACGCCGACACGTATCTGCCGATCGACGACACCGCGATCCCCCTGCCGGGCGCGCCGGAGCCGGTGCGAGGCACCCCGTTCGACTTCACCGGCCCGCAGACGCTGGGGGGACGCATCGGTACACCGCACCCCCAACTCGCCACGGCGGGCGGGTACGACCACTGCTGGGTCCTGCGCGGCCACGCGGCAAGCCATGCCCCGGACGCCCGGGAGAACGCACCCACGCGCCCACTCGTCCCGCACCGGGCCGCGCGTCTGGAGGAGCCGCGCAGCGGCCGGGTCATGGAGGTCCGCACCACCGAACCGGGTTTGCAGGTCTACAGCGGACAGCAGTTGGACGGCACGCTCCGGGACGCCGAAGGACGGCCGCTCACCCCGCACGCGGGCGTGTGCCTGGAGACCCAGCACTTCCCGGACTCGCCCAACCGCCCGGACTACCCCAGCACGGTGCTCCGGCCGGACCGGCCGCTGCGCAGCCGTACGGAGTTCTCCTTCCCGCACCTGAGAGCCTGTGGGTGA
- a CDS encoding type I polyketide synthase, whose product MDNNEHKLRRYLNLVTADLVQARKRSEELERRIGEPIAIVGMACRYPGGVRSPEDLWELAITGRDAITPFPRDRGWDLDSLYDPDPNHPGTSYTQQGGFLTDVADFDAQFWGISPREATAMDPQQRLLLETSWQALERARINPHSLHGSETGVFVGPSVTDYAALLARYPTGFEGLLLGGLAGAIISGRISYLLGLEGPAVTVDTGCSSSLTALHLAAGALRAGDCSLALAGGVSVLATPGSFVEFSTQRGLAPDGRCKSFGDAADGTSWAEGVGMVVVERLSDARRHRHPVLAVLRGSAINQDGASNGLTAPSGPSQQRVIRRALAAAGLKPSDVDAVEAHGTGTTLGDPIEAQALLATYGRDRLPGRPLFLGSLKSNLGHSQSAAGVGGLIKTVMSLRHGMLAPTLHADPPSTEVDWTAGDIELLQEPRSWPETEDRPRRAAVSAFGIGGTNAHVILEAVSEEDAGREGDGIAHRTLTAVPWLVSGRTAAAMRAQAARLAAFLTNRAEPADPTDVGYSLATTRAALDNRGVVVAADRDGLLTGVRALAEGRPHAAVTTGATARGRLAFLFTGQGAQKPGMGRELYAEHPVFAEAFDAVCAHLDGPIGRSLRDLTFTEDDPLGLLDRTGFAQPALFAVETALFRLVESWGVRPDFVAGHSVGEVTAAHVAGILSLEDACALVAARARLMQSMPPGGAMVAVRAAEEDILPMLDQLTGLVSVAAVNGPTSVVLSGDEKTLTTVMARLTDKGLHPRELRVSHAFHSPRIDPILADFRSAIESISYAAPRIPIVPLAPGDADRGERMRSADYWVAQARAAVRFHDGVVRLSEAGVTTYLELGPGGVLAALGQDCLPPAGPGVPERAFVPTLRQGRAEPAALLDAVAALFVRGVRVDWRAVYAGTGAAQLDLPTYAFQRRRYWLVDHLPTGASLLADQGVVGGTGAPPPDAVMAETVTEIPSVRGKMADRPRQEWAEILLAEVRDQVAQLMGYDAFEDVNPQRGFAELGFDSLTAAWLTERLRAVTGLELSRALVIDCPTPHAVATHLADRFAVLEDLETPPAAPAATPARPTPPTTEPLPVLFAQACARNQVKDGLELLAVAARMRVGTGSPKMREPVSFSQGLAGPTLVCIPSVVAPSNVYQYARMADTLRTTHNMAVLPLTGYADHESLPPSRTDLVAAVSETVLANVTGPYVLVGYSSGGWIAHAAAARLKDLNTAPESLVLLDSHLPGSTGLADIQVDLLGDAYAEWTATQPLRGAELTAMAHHLQLFDDWAPTDIDGVPTLLLRATERMGGRPPTGEHWQAHWGPDHDAIDVPGTHLSIIDEHAASTASAISGWLARRPTHP is encoded by the coding sequence ATGGACAACAACGAGCACAAACTGCGGCGCTACCTGAATCTGGTCACGGCAGACCTCGTGCAGGCCCGCAAGCGGTCGGAGGAGCTCGAGCGGCGGATCGGCGAGCCGATCGCGATCGTCGGCATGGCTTGCCGCTACCCGGGCGGCGTGCGCTCACCGGAAGACCTGTGGGAGCTGGCGATCACCGGGCGGGACGCGATCACCCCGTTTCCCCGCGACCGGGGTTGGGACCTCGACTCGCTCTACGACCCCGATCCAAATCACCCGGGCACCAGCTACACGCAGCAGGGCGGCTTCCTGACCGATGTCGCTGACTTCGACGCGCAGTTCTGGGGCATCTCGCCCCGTGAGGCCACCGCGATGGACCCACAGCAGCGACTGCTGCTGGAGACATCGTGGCAGGCGCTCGAAAGGGCTCGGATCAATCCCCACTCGCTGCACGGCAGCGAGACCGGGGTGTTCGTGGGCCCGAGTGTGACCGACTACGCGGCCCTGTTGGCGCGCTACCCGACCGGGTTCGAAGGGCTCCTGCTCGGCGGCCTGGCAGGAGCCATCATCTCCGGCAGGATTTCCTACCTCCTGGGGCTGGAAGGTCCGGCGGTGACCGTCGACACCGGTTGTTCCTCGTCACTCACCGCCTTGCACCTCGCGGCGGGTGCGCTGCGCGCCGGGGACTGCTCACTCGCCCTGGCCGGTGGCGTTTCCGTGTTGGCCACGCCGGGCTCGTTCGTCGAGTTCAGCACCCAACGCGGGCTCGCTCCGGACGGCCGGTGCAAGTCCTTCGGCGATGCTGCGGACGGTACGTCCTGGGCCGAGGGCGTCGGCATGGTCGTGGTCGAGCGGCTTTCCGACGCCCGCCGCCACCGGCACCCGGTCCTGGCAGTGCTGCGCGGCTCGGCGATCAACCAGGACGGAGCGTCGAACGGGCTGACGGCACCGAGTGGCCCGTCCCAGCAGCGGGTGATCCGGCGTGCGCTGGCCGCGGCCGGGCTCAAGCCCTCCGACGTCGACGCCGTCGAGGCACACGGCACCGGCACGACACTGGGCGACCCGATCGAGGCCCAGGCGCTGCTGGCCACGTACGGGCGTGACAGGCTGCCCGGCCGTCCGCTGTTCCTGGGGTCGCTCAAGTCCAACCTGGGCCACAGCCAGTCCGCCGCTGGAGTGGGCGGTCTGATCAAGACGGTGATGTCGCTCCGGCACGGCATGTTGGCACCGACGCTGCACGCCGACCCGCCGTCCACCGAGGTCGACTGGACGGCCGGCGACATCGAACTCCTGCAGGAGCCGCGGTCGTGGCCGGAGACGGAGGACCGGCCACGGCGTGCGGCAGTTTCCGCCTTCGGCATCGGCGGCACCAACGCGCACGTCATTCTCGAGGCGGTGTCCGAAGAGGACGCCGGACGGGAGGGCGACGGCATCGCGCACCGCACGCTGACGGCCGTCCCCTGGTTGGTCTCCGGCCGCACCGCGGCCGCGATGCGCGCCCAGGCCGCGCGGCTGGCCGCCTTCCTGACGAACCGGGCCGAGCCGGCCGATCCCACCGACGTCGGATACTCACTGGCCACCACTCGCGCCGCCCTGGACAACCGCGGCGTCGTCGTGGCCGCCGATCGGGACGGCCTGCTCACCGGGGTGCGGGCACTCGCCGAGGGCAGGCCGCATGCCGCGGTCACGACAGGCGCCACCGCGCGCGGACGGCTGGCCTTCCTGTTCACCGGCCAGGGGGCGCAGAAGCCGGGCATGGGCCGCGAGTTGTACGCGGAGCATCCCGTCTTCGCCGAGGCGTTCGATGCTGTCTGCGCGCACCTGGACGGTCCGATCGGCCGTTCGCTGCGTGACCTGACCTTCACCGAGGACGACCCGCTGGGCCTGCTCGACCGCACCGGATTCGCCCAGCCGGCCCTCTTCGCCGTCGAGACCGCGCTGTTCCGGCTCGTCGAGTCGTGGGGTGTACGCCCGGACTTCGTCGCGGGGCATTCCGTCGGCGAGGTCACCGCCGCGCACGTGGCCGGGATACTGTCGCTCGAGGACGCTTGCGCGTTGGTCGCCGCCCGGGCGCGGCTCATGCAGAGCATGCCTCCCGGCGGCGCGATGGTCGCTGTCCGTGCGGCCGAAGAAGACATCCTGCCGATGCTGGATCAGCTGACCGGCCTGGTGTCCGTCGCCGCGGTGAACGGTCCCACCTCCGTGGTGCTCTCCGGCGACGAGAAGACGCTCACCACTGTGATGGCGAGACTCACCGACAAGGGCCTCCACCCGCGCGAACTGCGGGTGAGCCACGCTTTCCACTCACCGCGGATCGACCCGATCCTGGCCGACTTCCGATCGGCGATCGAGAGCATCTCGTACGCCGCGCCGCGCATCCCGATCGTGCCGCTCGCACCGGGTGACGCGGACCGGGGCGAGCGGATGCGTTCGGCGGACTACTGGGTCGCCCAGGCCCGTGCGGCGGTGCGGTTCCACGACGGTGTCGTGCGCCTGAGCGAGGCCGGTGTCACCACCTACCTGGAGCTCGGGCCGGGCGGGGTCCTCGCCGCCCTCGGCCAGGACTGCCTGCCGCCGGCCGGTCCGGGCGTACCGGAGCGGGCCTTCGTGCCGACACTGCGTCAGGGCCGGGCCGAGCCGGCCGCGCTGCTGGACGCGGTGGCTGCCCTTTTCGTCCGCGGTGTGCGGGTCGACTGGCGCGCGGTCTACGCGGGCACCGGCGCCGCCCAGCTCGACCTGCCCACGTACGCCTTCCAGCGCCGCCGCTACTGGCTGGTCGATCACCTGCCGACAGGGGCGAGCCTGCTGGCCGACCAGGGCGTCGTCGGCGGGACGGGCGCCCCGCCGCCGGACGCGGTGATGGCCGAGACGGTCACCGAGATCCCCTCCGTACGCGGCAAGATGGCCGATCGCCCGCGCCAGGAGTGGGCGGAGATCCTGCTCGCCGAAGTGCGCGACCAAGTGGCGCAGTTGATGGGCTACGACGCGTTCGAGGACGTCAACCCCCAGCGCGGTTTCGCCGAGTTGGGCTTCGACTCGCTGACCGCGGCCTGGCTCACCGAGCGCCTGAGGGCCGTCACCGGTCTGGAGCTGTCCCGCGCACTGGTCATCGACTGTCCGACGCCGCACGCCGTCGCCACACATCTGGCCGACCGCTTCGCCGTGCTCGAGGACCTCGAAACACCACCGGCCGCCCCCGCCGCCACACCGGCGCGTCCGACGCCGCCAACGACCGAACCGCTGCCGGTCCTCTTCGCCCAGGCCTGCGCGCGGAACCAGGTGAAGGATGGGCTGGAGCTGCTGGCCGTCGCCGCCCGGATGCGCGTGGGTACCGGCTCGCCGAAGATGCGGGAACCGGTCAGTTTCTCCCAGGGGCTCGCGGGCCCGACCCTGGTCTGCATCCCGTCCGTGGTCGCGCCCTCCAATGTCTACCAATACGCTCGGATGGCCGACACGCTGCGCACGACGCACAACATGGCTGTGCTGCCGTTGACAGGCTACGCCGACCACGAGTCCCTCCCCCCGAGCCGAACCGATCTGGTGGCTGCTGTCAGTGAGACCGTGCTCGCCAACGTGACCGGCCCCTACGTCCTCGTCGGATACTCCTCCGGCGGCTGGATCGCACACGCGGCAGCCGCCCGACTCAAGGATCTGAACACCGCACCGGAGTCACTCGTGCTGCTGGACAGCCACCTGCCCGGCAGCACAGGTCTGGCCGACATCCAGGTCGACCTGCTCGGCGACGCGTACGCCGAATGGACCGCGACGCAGCCGCTGCGCGGCGCCGAACTGACCGCGATGGCACACCACCTCCAGCTGTTCGACGACTGGGCACCGACCGACATCGACGGCGTACCGACACTGCTGCTGCGCGCCACCGAACGGATGGGCGGCCGGCCCCCCACAGGCGAGCACTGGCAGGCCCACTGGGGTCCCGACCACGACGCCATCGACGTGCCCGGCACCCACCTGAGCATCATCGACGAACACGCCGCGAGCACCGCCTCAGCGATCAGCGGCTGGCTGGCCCGACGGCCCACCCATCCCTGA
- a CDS encoding coenzyme F420-0:L-glutamate ligase, protein MPAAPCGPADGRPGPGAAFARALRDALVTTTGTQIAVVTADSDSRADRSGATVISIGAAGIILGQRGRGAPVVVPCHRCHTGSPVLRGRSHGHTPRPPRTRSVAHQRHLLAIGPSGVTWVNSRPLNTRAHQYQPSDSGPARRDTAARLSGLGVARRSRCGEGIERSLAAPLYLSRRHPGSAQTSLPSGPSFGRRTTLPSGWSCSRWEKADRTSDSG, encoded by the coding sequence GTGCCCGCGGCTCCCTGCGGCCCCGCAGACGGCCGCCCGGGGCCGGGTGCCGCCTTCGCACGGGCCCTGCGCGATGCCCTGGTCACCACCACCGGCACCCAAATCGCCGTCGTCACCGCCGACTCCGATAGCCGCGCCGACCGGAGCGGGGCAACCGTGATCTCCATCGGCGCCGCCGGGATCATCCTCGGCCAGCGTGGACGCGGCGCCCCCGTCGTAGTGCCTTGTCATCGTTGCCACACGGGCTCACCGGTGCTTCGTGGTCGAAGCCACGGACATACGCCCCGGCCGCCGAGGACACGATCCGTTGCGCATCAACGCCATCTCCTCGCCATCGGCCCATCCGGCGTCACGTGGGTCAACTCGCGACCGTTGAATACGCGAGCCCACCAGTATCAACCGAGCGACTCCGGGCCCGCTCGACGTGACACCGCTGCGAGGCTGTCTGGGCTGGGGGTTGCTCGCCGGAGCCGCTGCGGAGAAGGGATTGAGCGTTCCCTGGCGGCTCCGCTCTACCTGAGCCGACGTCACCCGGGCTCGGCTCAAACGTCGTTGCCGTCGGGGCCGTCGTTCGGGAGGAGGACGACCTTGCCCAGTGGGTGGTCGTGTTCCAGGTGGGAGAAGGCCGACCGGACCTCGGACAGCGGATAG
- a CDS encoding M15 family metallopeptidase, giving the protein MTEIVLMSDPKVAAVPVQECGERLVDLRRDSRLLIDERKLQDSAGAFAYLREGVLDRLLEAQAQLPQGMRLLFVEGYRPPSLQRHYFDKYAAQLRAEHPEWAAEQVRSAASRYVSPPEIAPHSAGAAVDLTLADDDGCELDMGTRMNATPEESAGAGYTQADNISDKARSHRNILSIALTAAGLVNYPTEWWHWSYGDRYWAMATGAAVAHYGPKELGQPQTPNPQQK; this is encoded by the coding sequence ATGACTGAGATCGTTCTGATGTCCGACCCGAAGGTCGCAGCCGTGCCTGTTCAGGAGTGTGGTGAACGGCTCGTGGACCTGCGGCGAGACAGCCGTCTGCTGATCGACGAGCGGAAGTTGCAGGATTCTGCCGGTGCCTTCGCTTACCTGCGGGAAGGAGTGCTCGACCGCCTCCTCGAAGCACAGGCACAGCTACCTCAAGGGATGCGGCTGCTGTTCGTCGAGGGGTACCGCCCACCGTCCCTTCAGCGCCACTACTTCGACAAGTACGCGGCCCAACTGCGTGCTGAACACCCGGAATGGGCCGCTGAGCAGGTCCGCTCGGCAGCCAGCCGCTACGTGTCCCCTCCCGAGATCGCACCGCACAGCGCCGGGGCAGCGGTTGACCTGACCCTTGCCGATGACGACGGCTGCGAACTCGACATGGGTACGCGTATGAACGCGACTCCGGAGGAGAGTGCTGGCGCCGGTTACACGCAGGCCGACAACATCAGCGACAAGGCTCGCTCCCATCGGAACATCCTGAGCATCGCACTCACTGCCGCCGGCCTGGTCAACTACCCCACGGAGTGGTGGCACTGGTCATACGGAGACCGCTACTGGGCCATGGCAACAGGAGCGGCAGTTGCCCACTACGGGCCCAAGGAACTCGGCCAACCGCAGACTCCGAACCCGCAGCAGAAGTAG
- a CDS encoding FAD-dependent monooxygenase, with amino-acid sequence MRTVIVGGGLVGLTTAASLRLIGHEVIVLEHAPQVRAAGAGIGLWPNALRELDTLGIGDDVRRMGKTVDAWFFDAAGHPIRAAGYDPAAHQFLMVPRPDLNNLLADTLGRDRIRLGTHVTGFTEHDTHVEVHLADGAPLRADLLIGADGVYSDVRAALEPGSAAVVHAGNYAWRAVLPSGDDERPEGTFVTIGAARTRGGYTRIAQGRTMWWIGQFDAGELVGSKKDRALRRARNVAESGWHDELLEMITATPEESILENQIMLVPELQRWTTDRVALIGDAAHGLSPHIAAGGTLGIEDAGVLRAELASRSTTAAALAHYEKARRSRFEQVREHSTAVEHANGATESAERYAAFTHWMVTTAPTA; translated from the coding sequence ATGCGCACTGTGATCGTGGGAGGGGGCCTGGTCGGGCTCACCACCGCGGCTTCGCTGCGGCTGATCGGGCATGAGGTCATCGTGCTGGAACACGCGCCGCAGGTGCGGGCCGCCGGGGCCGGTATCGGTCTGTGGCCCAACGCGCTGCGGGAGTTGGACACCCTCGGCATCGGCGACGACGTCCGGCGCATGGGCAAGACCGTCGACGCCTGGTTCTTCGACGCCGCCGGACACCCGATACGCGCGGCCGGCTACGACCCCGCCGCCCACCAGTTCCTGATGGTGCCGAGGCCGGACCTGAACAACCTCCTCGCCGACACCCTCGGCAGGGACCGGATCCGCCTGGGAACACACGTCACCGGCTTCACCGAACACGACACGCACGTGGAAGTACACCTCGCCGACGGTGCACCGCTGCGTGCGGATCTCCTGATCGGAGCGGACGGCGTGTACTCCGACGTACGCGCCGCCCTGGAGCCCGGCAGCGCGGCGGTCGTGCATGCCGGCAACTACGCCTGGCGGGCCGTGCTGCCTTCCGGGGACGACGAGCGGCCGGAGGGCACGTTCGTCACGATCGGCGCCGCGCGGACCCGAGGCGGCTACACGCGCATCGCGCAGGGCCGGACCATGTGGTGGATCGGCCAGTTCGACGCCGGTGAACTCGTCGGCAGCAAGAAGGACCGGGCGCTGCGACGGGCCCGCAACGTGGCCGAGTCCGGCTGGCACGACGAGCTTCTGGAGATGATCACCGCGACCCCGGAGGAGTCCATCCTGGAGAATCAGATCATGCTCGTCCCCGAGCTGCAGCGCTGGACCACGGACCGGGTCGCGCTGATCGGGGACGCCGCGCACGGCCTGTCCCCGCACATCGCGGCGGGCGGCACCCTGGGCATCGAAGACGCCGGAGTGCTACGCGCCGAACTGGCGAGCCGATCCACCACAGCCGCCGCCCTCGCCCACTACGAGAAGGCCCGCCGATCCCGGTTCGAGCAGGTGCGTGAACACTCCACCGCGGTCGAGCACGCCAACGGGGCCACCGAATCCGCCGAGCGCTACGCCGCCTTCACCCACTGGATGGTCACCACCGCCCCCACCGCCTGA
- a CDS encoding ScbR family autoregulator-binding transcription factor, with translation MAQPQQARSIKTRRTILEAAGALFGAIGYAATTTEMIIERSGVPRGTMYFHFPSKEAVADAIVAAEADVIVPPVRRLKLQSLIALTYRYADVLMHDPVLQGLVRLSVDRVQPSHGEPWRTAHRSLTELIRAAAENGELLPSVEPERFATVLQSAFTGVQLSSQVSTNRKDLPERVTDMWRYLLPGVAIPGLLPSLSLPDLPD, from the coding sequence ATGGCGCAGCCGCAGCAGGCACGCTCGATCAAGACGCGCAGGACGATTCTGGAGGCGGCCGGGGCACTGTTCGGAGCCATCGGGTACGCCGCGACCACCACCGAGATGATCATCGAGCGCAGTGGTGTGCCCCGTGGCACGATGTACTTCCATTTCCCGTCCAAGGAGGCCGTCGCCGACGCGATCGTCGCCGCGGAAGCCGATGTGATCGTGCCGCCGGTGCGCCGCCTGAAGCTGCAGTCCCTTATCGCCCTCACCTACCGTTACGCGGACGTTCTGATGCACGATCCCGTACTGCAAGGACTCGTCCGGCTGTCCGTGGACCGGGTCCAGCCCTCCCATGGCGAACCCTGGCGGACTGCGCACCGGTCTTTGACAGAACTCATCCGCGCCGCCGCGGAAAACGGCGAACTCCTGCCGAGCGTCGAGCCCGAACGCTTCGCCACCGTTCTGCAAAGCGCGTTCACCGGAGTCCAGTTGTCCTCCCAGGTCTCCACCAACCGCAAGGACCTGCCCGAACGCGTGACGGACATGTGGCGGTACCTGCTGCCCGGCGTCGCCATACCCGGGCTGCTGCCTTCCCTGTCCCTGCCCGACCTACCGGACTGA
- a CDS encoding IS5/IS1182 family transposase, with protein sequence MSGVITASEPSWIAPFTGLSPRQFGKLITALRREGVDPVRKGRPWSLPLEDRVLLIAAYWRTNLTLRQLAPLFGVSKSAADRIIDHLGPALALQQRKRFRKDTVLIMDGTLVPTRDHTIAEQSKNYRYSTNHQVVIDADTRLVVAVGRPVAGNRNDCKAWELSGAKDAVGKTTVIADGGYRGTGLVIPHRREKGQTELPEWKEEHNASHRKVRARVEHVFARMKGWKILRDCRLKGDGVQHAMLGIARLHNLVLAG encoded by the coding sequence GTGTCTGGTGTGATCACGGCGTCTGAGCCCTCCTGGATAGCCCCGTTCACTGGGCTGAGCCCGCGCCAGTTCGGCAAGCTGATCACCGCGCTCCGGCGTGAGGGTGTGGACCCGGTGCGCAAGGGTCGGCCATGGAGCCTGCCGCTGGAGGACCGCGTGCTCCTGATCGCCGCGTACTGGCGGACGAACCTGACCCTGCGCCAACTGGCCCCGCTGTTCGGGGTGTCCAAGTCGGCGGCCGACCGCATCATCGACCACCTCGGGCCCGCGCTCGCGCTCCAGCAGCGCAAGCGGTTCCGCAAGGACACCGTGCTCATCATGGACGGCACCCTCGTTCCCACCCGTGACCACACCATCGCCGAGCAGTCCAAGAACTACCGGTACTCCACCAACCACCAGGTCGTCATCGACGCCGACACCCGGCTCGTCGTCGCGGTCGGCCGACCAGTCGCAGGCAACCGCAACGACTGCAAGGCGTGGGAGCTGTCCGGCGCGAAAGACGCCGTCGGCAAGACCACGGTCATCGCAGATGGCGGCTACCGGGGCACCGGCCTGGTCATCCCGCACCGCCGCGAGAAGGGCCAGACCGAACTCCCGGAATGGAAGGAGGAGCACAACGCCTCCCACCGCAAAGTCCGCGCCCGTGTAGAGCACGTCTTCGCCCGGATGAAGGGCTGGAAGATCCTTCGCGACTGCCGGCTGAAGGGCGACGGCGTCCAGCACGCCATGCTCGGCATCGCCCGCCTGCACAACCTCGTCCTTGCCGGGTGA
- a CDS encoding alpha/beta hydrolase family protein, with the protein MTNPMPKQQSHRRTALRLSAAATVLCLTAGAGSATAMAADPGAGRVHRGAVVSVTPLASLDAQQATTSVRDAGFVTPAERGGVELERVVYRTVTPKGRPTTASGLVALPRDPGPRALTTVEYAHGTMAYRGEAPSVADGPNRAAAVMFAGDGFAAVAPDYLGLGVGPGTHPYLDAPSETTASTDLLVAAREVEARHGMRADGRVLVTGFSEGGAAAMSIGRALQHGQVPGYRLTALAPVSGPYDLTGSELPAALSGQLLGRDATFYAADLVVAWNRLHPLYGSPAEAFQAPYDRTVTDLFDGEHTDEQVAAALPDSLQQLFTPAFLRRLQHPTGKLAQMFRVADSVCQWAPQVPVQLYDADGDRDVAPTNTLACKAQLARAGVDAPVADAGAPDHNGSALASYPLIRTWFDTLAGR; encoded by the coding sequence ATGACCAATCCGATGCCGAAGCAGCAGTCGCACCGCCGTACCGCCCTGCGGTTGTCCGCAGCCGCCACCGTCCTCTGCCTGACCGCCGGGGCCGGCAGCGCCACCGCGATGGCGGCCGACCCGGGCGCCGGCCGGGTACACCGCGGCGCCGTGGTCTCGGTCACCCCGCTCGCCTCGCTGGATGCCCAACAGGCCACCACCAGTGTCCGGGACGCCGGCTTCGTCACCCCGGCCGAACGGGGCGGGGTCGAGCTGGAGCGGGTGGTGTACCGGACGGTCACCCCTAAGGGGCGGCCCACCACCGCGAGCGGGCTGGTGGCGCTCCCGCGCGATCCGGGGCCGCGCGCACTGACCACCGTCGAGTACGCGCACGGCACCATGGCCTACCGAGGTGAGGCCCCGTCAGTGGCGGACGGGCCCAACCGCGCGGCGGCGGTGATGTTCGCCGGGGACGGCTTCGCCGCGGTGGCGCCGGACTACCTGGGGCTGGGCGTCGGGCCCGGCACCCACCCGTACCTGGACGCGCCCTCGGAGACCACCGCCTCGACCGACCTGCTGGTCGCCGCCCGGGAGGTCGAGGCCCGGCACGGCATGCGCGCCGACGGCCGGGTGCTGGTGACCGGCTTCTCCGAGGGCGGGGCAGCCGCGATGAGCATCGGGCGGGCGTTGCAGCATGGGCAGGTCCCCGGGTACCGGCTGACAGCACTGGCCCCGGTGAGCGGACCGTACGACCTGACGGGCAGCGAGCTGCCGGCCGCTCTTAGCGGTCAACTGCTCGGCCGGGACGCCACGTTCTACGCCGCCGACCTGGTGGTCGCGTGGAACCGGCTGCACCCGCTCTACGGCTCGCCCGCCGAGGCCTTCCAGGCGCCCTACGACCGCACCGTGACCGACCTGTTCGACGGCGAGCACACCGACGAGCAGGTGGCCGCCGCCCTCCCGGACAGCCTGCAGCAACTCTTCACCCCCGCCTTCCTGCGGCGACTCCAACACCCGACCGGCAAGCTCGCGCAGATGTTCCGGGTGGCGGACAGCGTCTGCCAGTGGGCCCCGCAGGTGCCGGTCCAGCTCTACGACGCGGACGGCGACCGGGACGTGGCACCCACCAACACCCTCGCTTGCAAAGCACAGTTGGCGCGTGCCGGGGTCGACGCGCCGGTGGCGGACGCGGGCGCCCCCGACCACAACGGCTCGGCGCTGGCCTCCTACCCCCTCATCCGCACCTGGTTCGACACCCTCGCCGGACGGTGA